One genomic segment of Fervidobacterium pennivorans includes these proteins:
- a CDS encoding MFS transporter — MAERLPLWKKWMYALGQLGWSLTSFAIGNALVYFYMPPEGVNFPQYITRGAVWAGLTIVGLVLGTSRLFDAITDPVVATMSDRSRLKLGRRRGFLAISVLPFALLSFLPFFPPSTSYTINTIWLFATVIAFYWFMTMYVTPFFAWMSELGHDPDERLGLSTMISITWALGYVLGTQIYLFQTILEKRGFEPVKAFQTVTVLYGLIGFIFMLLPIIFIDEKRYCEQHVVNEGSLEAIINAFKEKHFTIFVIQDLLYWIGLTGISLGLVYYITVLLKLSKEQASQVQLIMFLLSFLFYVPVNFLARKLGKKAVLMAGFIVFALDFAFAALLGKLNMSPYAQSYIVGVLAAIPLAIFGILPNAMVADIAEAHGRKTGNYKAGVFFGARTFMQKMGQTIAGLVFPSIYIFGTNQVNEFGLRISAIISLTLMVLGYIVMLFYNEKEILKILGVKAVAQEE, encoded by the coding sequence ATGGCAGAAAGATTACCATTGTGGAAGAAGTGGATGTATGCACTAGGGCAGTTGGGCTGGTCTCTGACCAGTTTTGCTATCGGAAACGCTCTTGTATATTTTTACATGCCCCCTGAGGGTGTGAATTTTCCCCAGTATATAACCAGAGGAGCTGTTTGGGCTGGATTGACTATCGTGGGACTTGTGTTAGGAACATCCAGACTCTTTGATGCAATTACAGACCCAGTTGTTGCTACCATGTCGGACAGAAGTAGATTAAAACTAGGCAGAAGAAGAGGATTTTTGGCAATCAGCGTGCTTCCTTTTGCGTTGCTTTCTTTTTTGCCTTTCTTTCCACCTTCGACAAGTTATACAATCAACACTATTTGGCTTTTTGCTACAGTTATTGCATTCTATTGGTTTATGACCATGTATGTTACCCCGTTCTTTGCATGGATGAGCGAACTTGGACATGACCCTGACGAACGACTGGGTCTTAGCACAATGATTTCCATCACATGGGCTCTTGGATACGTTTTAGGAACCCAGATTTACCTTTTCCAGACCATTTTGGAAAAACGAGGTTTTGAACCCGTTAAAGCGTTTCAAACAGTTACAGTGCTTTATGGATTAATAGGTTTTATCTTTATGTTACTACCTATTATATTTATCGATGAAAAGCGTTATTGTGAACAACACGTGGTTAATGAAGGAAGTTTAGAGGCTATAATCAACGCATTCAAAGAAAAGCACTTTACAATCTTTGTTATCCAGGATTTGCTTTACTGGATAGGTTTAACAGGCATAAGTCTTGGGCTCGTTTATTACATAACGGTCTTGCTGAAGCTTTCAAAAGAGCAAGCTTCTCAAGTTCAGCTTATAATGTTCCTTTTGTCTTTCTTATTCTACGTTCCTGTTAATTTCTTGGCAAGAAAACTTGGCAAAAAGGCGGTCCTTATGGCAGGGTTTATCGTATTTGCCTTAGACTTCGCATTTGCTGCACTTTTAGGTAAATTGAATATGTCACCATATGCCCAGAGTTACATTGTAGGAGTTTTGGCAGCAATACCACTTGCGATATTTGGAATCTTACCAAATGCAATGGTAGCTGATATTGCTGAAGCACATGGAAGAAAGACGGGTAACTACAAAGCAGGAGTCTTCTTTGGCGCAAGGACATTCATGCAAAAAATGGGACAAACAATAGCAGGACTCGTATTTCCATCTATATACATTTTCGGAACTAACCAAGTCAACGAATTCGGTCTTAGAATTAGCGCTATAATTTCGCTGACTTTAATGGTGCTCGGCTATATCGTAATGTTGTTCTATAACGAAAAGGAAATCTTAAAAATACTGGGGGTTAAAGCAGTAGCGCAAGAGGAATAA
- a CDS encoding 6-phosphofructokinase has translation MRRIGVLSVGNDCPGLNPAIRSIVVNAIEQEIEVMGIKDGFEGLLNDKVDILVRNNVSGILHQGGTILGTSLFIPEKDEDLTAIKNKTIQYGITGYIILGGRNAVRAALNLQRYGIPSIIVPATIDNDLSFTDFSIGFITALEHVTQALDIIHSTAESHHRVMIVKTMGAPGGWLATFGGLAGGADFVITSSDVLNPKELLTTIQHRYESGKRFSIVVVEDGVKLPEEIIDECKCSHETDPAEVVGIYIGKKLNLEWRYTNLGYIQRGGTPAAMDRIIATQLSARAVELVKMGKFYHAVGVKGFIVTEVPYSETLLNVRPVDYYIKQLAKLFY, from the coding sequence GTTGTTAACGCCATAGAACAAGAAATTGAAGTGATGGGTATAAAAGATGGATTTGAAGGACTGCTCAACGATAAAGTTGACATACTTGTTAGAAATAACGTATCAGGTATTCTTCACCAGGGTGGAACGATATTAGGAACTTCGCTTTTTATTCCTGAAAAAGACGAGGATTTAACTGCCATTAAAAACAAGACGATTCAATATGGTATAACTGGATACATAATTCTTGGTGGAAGAAATGCAGTTAGAGCTGCATTAAACCTACAAAGATACGGAATACCGTCAATAATCGTTCCTGCAACAATAGATAATGACCTCTCATTTACGGATTTTTCCATAGGATTCATAACAGCGCTTGAGCATGTAACACAGGCACTTGATATAATTCATTCGACAGCCGAATCTCACCATAGGGTCATGATTGTAAAGACAATGGGTGCACCTGGTGGTTGGCTCGCAACTTTTGGCGGTCTTGCTGGAGGTGCCGATTTCGTCATAACAAGCTCGGATGTTTTAAATCCAAAAGAACTCTTGACAACCATTCAGCACAGATATGAGAGCGGGAAGAGATTCTCAATAGTTGTAGTAGAAGATGGTGTAAAATTACCCGAAGAGATAATCGACGAATGTAAGTGCTCCCACGAAACAGACCCAGCCGAAGTTGTTGGTATATACATAGGTAAAAAACTCAACCTCGAATGGAGATATACAAACCTTGGATACATTCAAAGAGGCGGAACGCCTGCAGCAATGGACAGAATCATTGCAACACAACTGAGTGCAAGAGCTGTGGAACTTGTGAAAATGGGAAAATTCTACCATGCGGTTGGTGTAAAAGGTTTCATCGTAACAGAGGTGCCTTACAGTGAGACGCTCCTTAATGTGAGACCTGTTGATTATTACATCAAGCAACTTGCAAAGCTTTTCTATTAA